CGCAGGGTCGAGTACCAATGCTGTAGTCCAGCGTTTGGATTATTCAAATTATCCAAAGAATTTCGTGGCCCCCAGTGGGGAAGTCGTTGGGATTGCTGAGGGCGGCAGCACCTTCAAGATCAGCACCCAAGGAACGGGATCGATAACGCTAGGCTTAGCACCCCTCTCTGCGTCGCCTGCTCCGGTTTCTGGAAATGAGGCTACCGCTGTTGCCTATCAATATGGCCGGGCGCTTTTGTTCGGTGGGGCCTCGGCCGACACCTATATGCTGAAGATGCCGAATTCGACCAGTGAAGCCCCAAAGGTTGAGTCCACAGGAGCGGCACTGAATGCTGGGCGCTGGTTCGTCAACGGGACCGTGCTAGCGGATGGGCGTGTTTTGGCGACAGGAGGGACAAGTAATTGGGATCCGGGGTACGCTAACGAGGGTGTTGCAAGCAGTCGGCGTGATCAGGCAATTGCGGCTGCTATCAACGGAACGCAGAATACCCCATTGATCTATGACCCTCAGGTGAATCAATGGATCGCTGGCAATGCGCCGGTTGGCGAGCCGGGCCGCTATTATCATTCCGTTGCCCTGCTTTTGCCGGATGCAACAGTTCTAGTTGGCGGCGGAGGTGCGCATAGGTATGCGCCGTATGAAAATAACAATGCGCGAATTTACTATCCGCCGTATTTGTACGACAAGGTGACCGGTGCCGCCGCAGCGAGACCGACAATCACTTCCTCACCGACGGCTACGGTGCAGTTGGGGAGCGTCATGAGTGTTGTCGCCACGAGTCCCAATAATTTGAGCATATCCAAATTTACCTTGGTCAAGACTGGCTCAGTGACGCATGGTTTGAATATGGATCAGCGTTTCATTGAGCTCAAAAATCTCGGGTACGTTGCTGGTAGTTGGAATCTGCAGATTCCGAATAGCGGAGCAACCCTTACGCCGGGATTTTATATGCTCTTTGCCATTGATGCGGCAGGGGTTCCATCGCAAGCAAAAATCATAAAAATCGGTGCGGCAGCAACAGTAGCTCAAGAATTCTCACCAAGCCTGAGTGTCGAGTACTCTCCTGCCCGCGTCGCCAAGGGGCAATCATACGAGGTAAGGTGGACAAGCAACTATGCGACAGATATCACCTATACCTGCTCAGGGGGCGTTTCGTTCACCGGAAGTTTGCCGCCTGGTGTCAATTACAAACGAAGCGGGTCATCAAACACGCCCGGCCAGCGTAATTGCATTTTTACGGCGACGGGGCCTGGTGGATCTACGTTGGTCAACCGGACGTTTGAGGTCTATTGAGCGCTATGGCTTGATGTCTTCAAGGTCTGCGGTTTCATGGTCGGAGCTCGTTAGTGTCGACAGTTCGACTAATAGGGAGCGCTTGATCTCTGGCATTTTTGCGCTGCCGCTTGCCGGAGATCGATCAGTTGAACAAGAGGGAAGGAGGCCGATCGATCATGGAACCCCGTCTGCTGAATCAAGCCGCGTTCGAGGTGGTGGGACTTGAGATCCTCACGACCCCGGCGTCATCCGACATGCCCATGCTGTGGACCCGCTTCGTGCCCCGGATGCCGGAGATCGCCGCCACCGGCGACGACCCCTTCAGTTACGGCGTCATGGGGCGACTGGCAGGCAAGGAGGCTCGGTTCGAATACCTCGCCTGCCTCAAGGCCCGGCCGGGCAGCGTGGTGCCGGCGGGGATGGTGAGGAAGACCATTCCGGCGGGCACCTACGCGGTGTTCGAAACCCCGTTCTCGCGCATTGCGCAGGCGTTCGAGCAGATCTTCCGCGTCTGGCTGCCGCAGGCGACCGGGCAGCGCGTGCCAGCGAGCTTGTTCTACGAGCGCTATGCGGAGGATTTCAACCCACATGACCCCGAGGCGCGGCTGACGATCCATATCCCGTTCGAGCCGTCCGCGGCCCAGGCATAGCAGCGGCCGCGCTTCGATCGCCGGCGACAATGGGGCGCTTGGTCCCATCTTTCTTCATCCCCACGTTCGCATGCAACTGCTCAGCCTCAACACCTCCACCATCCAGAACCTCCGGATCGATGCCGACCGCAGCGTGCCTTCCGGCATCCTAAAGCGCGCGCGAGAGGGGCGGGTGGCGGTCGGGACGCTGGGGGTGGAGGGCGATGCGCAGGCCGACCTGAGCGTGCATGGCGGGCCGTCGAAGGCGGTCTACGCCTATCCCAGTGAGCATTACGGCTTCTGGCAGACGGTGCGGGCGCAAGCCCAGGCGGGGGCCTGGGGCGAGGCGCTGCCGCCCGGCGCGATGGGCGAGAACCTGACCCTGGCCGGCCTGCTGGAGAACCAGGTCTGGATCGGCGACACCCTGCGCTTCCCGGATTGCGAGTTGGTGGTCAGCGAGCCGCGCTATCCCTGCTTCAAGTTCAATGCGGCGATGGGCTTCAACCAGGCCGTCAAGCTGATGATGCAGAACGGCTGGTGCGGCTTCTACCTGGCGGTGCAGCGCGCCGGCAGCCTGGCGGCCGGCGAGGGCTTCGAGCTGCTGCCGGGGCCGCGCGAGGTGGGGATCTCCGAGCTGTTCCGGGCCAAGACCCGCAGCAAGAACTGACCCCGCCGCGGCGCGGGTTCAGGCCAGTGCCGGATAGTCGGTGTAGCCGCGTGCGTCGCCGCCGTACTGCGTGGCCTTGTCCAGCGGCTGCAGCGGCGCGTTCAGGCGCAGGCGGCGCACCAGGTCGGGGTTGCTGATGAAGTCGCGCCCGAAGGCCACCAGATCGGCCCGGCCCTCGGCGACGGCCTGCAGCGCCATCTCGCGGGTGTAGCCGTTGTTGACCATCCAGGGGCCTTGGAAGTTGGCGCGCATCGCCTGGTAGTCGAAGGGTGCGACATCGCGCGGGCCCATCGTGTGGCCCTCGATCACATGCACGAAGGCCAGCTGCAGCGGCGCCAGTTGTGCCGCCACGTGATTGAACAAGGCCTGGGCATCGCTGTCCTGGCCGGCATCGTTGACCGGGGTCACCGGCGAGAGGCGGATGCCGCTGCGCCCCGGCCCGATGGCCCGGGCGATCGCGCTCATCACCTCGACGGTCAGGCGTGCGCGGTTCTCGATCGAGCCGCCGTAGTCGTCGCGGCGGTCGTTGATGCTGTCGCGCATGAACTGGTCCAGCAGATAGCCGTTGGCGCCGTGCACCTCGATGGCGTCGAAGCCGGCCTCCATCGCGCAGCGCGCGGCATGGACGAACTGCTGCACCACCTGCGGGATCTCGGCGCTGCTCAGCGCGCGCGGCGCCGAAACCGGCACGAAGCCCTCGCTCGTGAAGGTGCGGCCGTTGGCGATGCGGTCGGTCGAGGACAGCGGCGCGCCGCCGTCGGGCTGGAACACCTGGTGCGAGATCCGGCCCACATGCCAGAGCTGCACCGCGATCTTGCCGCCCTCGGCATGGACCGCGTCGGTGACCTTCTTCCAGGCCGCGATCTGCTCCGGCGTGTGGATGCCGGGCGTGTCCAGATAGCCCTGGCCCTCGGCCGAGATCTGCGTGCCCTCGCTGATGATCAGGCCGGCGCTGGCGCGCTGGCGGTAGTACTCGACGGCCAGCGGCCCGGGCAGCAGGCCCTGGGAGCGGCTGCGCGTCAGCGGTGCCATCACGATGCGGTTGGCGAGGCTCAGATCGCCGAGCTGGATCGGGTCGAACAGATTGGCCATGGTGGGTTTTTCAAGGCTGTAAACGGAAGATGGGCGTCAGCCTAGCGGGATTCGGCCGCGCCCGTCGTCCGCCAGGCGACAGCCCGGCGCGGCATGCTGCTATGGTGGCGCTCCAGCGCGCCTCGCCGTTCTTGTGTAAATGCGCGCGTGAACCCGCAGAGACGCCCGGATGCCTTCAGCGCCTTCTCGACGAACCGCCTTGCTGTCGCTGCTGCTGAGTGCCGCCGGCGCGGCGCAGGGCCGCTCGGAGGCGCCGGCGCTGCTGCAGGTCGGCCCGACGCGCGCGGTGCGCAGCCTGGCCGAGGCGGCACGGCTGGCGCGCGCGGGCATGCGCATCGAGGTCGATGCCGGCGACTATGTCGGCGATGTGGCCAGCTGGAGCCGCGACGGCCTGAGCCTGCGCGCGGTCGGCGGCCGGGTGCGTCTGCTGCCGCGCGGCGCGCATGCGCAGGGCAAGGGCATCTTCGTGGTGGCCGGCGAGGGCGTCGAGATCGAGGGCTTCGACTTCATCGGCGCCAGCGCGCCGGACGGCAACGGCGCCGGCATCCGCTTCGAGCGCGGCTCGCTGCGGGTGCGCGACTGCCTGTTCAGCCATTGCGAGATGGGCCTGCTGAGCAACAACGATAGCGCCGCCCGGCTGACGGTGGAGGACTGCGAGTTCGCCCATGCGCCGGCGCGCGCCCAGGGCCGGCCGGCGCATCTGCTCTATGCCGGCACGATCGCGCGGCTGGAAGTCAGCGGCTGCCATTTCCACCATGGCCGCACCGGCCATTTGCTGAAGAGCCGCGCGGCGCTGAACCTGATCCGCTACAACCGCCTGGACGATGCCGAGGGCTCGGCCAGCTACGAGCTGGAGTTCCCCAACGGCGGCCTGGCCCTGGTGCTGGGCAACGTGATCGTGCAGGGTCCGCGCAGCGAGAACCCGCATCTGCTGGCCTTCGGTGCCGAGGGCTACCGGCCCGGCCAGGCCCAGGGGCTCTGGCTGGTGCACAACACCCTGGTCGACAGCCTGCCGGCCGGCGGGCGCTTCCTGCGCGCGGCGCCGGGGCCGCTGCCGGCGCGGCTGCTGAACAATCTGCTGGTCGGGCCGGGCCTGTTCGACCCCGCCCCGGCCTGGGAGTCGCGCGGCAACGAGCGCGCCGCCGCGCTGCGGCCCGGCGCGGCGCTGCGCGGCCGCTTGGTCGATCCGGGGCCGGCCGCCGGCCCCGAAGGCGCGCCGCTGCGGCCCGAGCGCCAGCCCCGCGCGCCGCTGGGCAGCACGGCGCTGGCCGGGCCGGCGCGCTATCCCGGCGCGCTGCAACCGGACTAGCCGGGCCCGCAGGCGCTACAGTGCGAGCCTATGCTCGCCTATCGTCACGCCTTCCATGCCGGCAACCATGCCGATGTCCTGAAACACCTGGTGCTGTCGCAGGTGCTGCGCTACATGGGCGAGAAGGAGAAGCCTTACACCCTGGTCGACACCCATGCCGGCGCCGGCGGCTACTCGATCGAGGGCCGCTACGCGCAGAAGACCGCCGAATACAGCGCCGGCGTGGCGCGCCTGTACGACCGCAAGGACCTGCCCGCGCCGCTGGCCGCCTATATGGACCTGGTGCGCCAGTTCAACACCGACGGCCAGCTGCGCCAGTACCCCGGCTCGCCGGCGATCGCCAACCTCCTGATGCGCGAGCAGGACCGGCTGCGCTGCTACGAGCTGCACCCGACCGACCACCGCATCCTGGCCAGCTACCTGGAGAGCCGGCCCAACACCCAGGTCAGCGACAAGGACGGCTTCGCCTCGCTGAAGGGCGAGCTGCCGCCGCCCTCGCGCCGCGCCGCGGTGCTGATGGACCCGCCCTACGAGATCAAGACCGACTACGCCAAGGTGCTGGCCGCGCTGCGCGAGGGCCTGCAG
This genomic stretch from Roseateles sp. DAIF2 harbors:
- a CDS encoding right-handed parallel beta-helix repeat-containing protein, whose amino-acid sequence is MLSLLLSAAGAAQGRSEAPALLQVGPTRAVRSLAEAARLARAGMRIEVDAGDYVGDVASWSRDGLSLRAVGGRVRLLPRGAHAQGKGIFVVAGEGVEIEGFDFIGASAPDGNGAGIRFERGSLRVRDCLFSHCEMGLLSNNDSAARLTVEDCEFAHAPARAQGRPAHLLYAGTIARLEVSGCHFHHGRTGHLLKSRAALNLIRYNRLDDAEGSASYELEFPNGGLALVLGNVIVQGPRSENPHLLAFGAEGYRPGQAQGLWLVHNTLVDSLPAGGRFLRAAPGPLPARLLNNLLVGPGLFDPAPAWESRGNERAAALRPGAALRGRLVDPGPAAGPEGAPLRPERQPRAPLGSTALAGPARYPGALQPD
- a CDS encoding MOSC domain-containing protein, whose protein sequence is MQLLSLNTSTIQNLRIDADRSVPSGILKRAREGRVAVGTLGVEGDAQADLSVHGGPSKAVYAYPSEHYGFWQTVRAQAQAGAWGEALPPGAMGENLTLAGLLENQVWIGDTLRFPDCELVVSEPRYPCFKFNAAMGFNQAVKLMMQNGWCGFYLAVQRAGSLAAGEGFELLPGPREVGISELFRAKTRSKN
- a CDS encoding 23S rRNA (adenine(2030)-N(6))-methyltransferase RlmJ; protein product: MLAYRHAFHAGNHADVLKHLVLSQVLRYMGEKEKPYTLVDTHAGAGGYSIEGRYAQKTAEYSAGVARLYDRKDLPAPLAAYMDLVRQFNTDGQLRQYPGSPAIANLLMREQDRLRCYELHPTDHRILASYLESRPNTQVSDKDGFASLKGELPPPSRRAAVLMDPPYEIKTDYAKVLAALREGLQKFAEGVFMIWYPQLALLESSQLAQRLKAAADAGAKKGWLHVRLTVTQPDERGFGMLGSGMFVVNPPYTLHDELQECLPYLVEKLGQYDGASFLLEQKAG
- a CDS encoding alkene reductase → MANLFDPIQLGDLSLANRIVMAPLTRSRSQGLLPGPLAVEYYRQRASAGLIISEGTQISAEGQGYLDTPGIHTPEQIAAWKKVTDAVHAEGGKIAVQLWHVGRISHQVFQPDGGAPLSSTDRIANGRTFTSEGFVPVSAPRALSSAEIPQVVQQFVHAARCAMEAGFDAIEVHGANGYLLDQFMRDSINDRRDDYGGSIENRARLTVEVMSAIARAIGPGRSGIRLSPVTPVNDAGQDSDAQALFNHVAAQLAPLQLAFVHVIEGHTMGPRDVAPFDYQAMRANFQGPWMVNNGYTREMALQAVAEGRADLVAFGRDFISNPDLVRRLRLNAPLQPLDKATQYGGDARGYTDYPALA
- a CDS encoding galactose oxidase early set domain-containing protein, whose amino-acid sequence is MNALQKNSSISAVALAVCSLLSGCNGEGEVASTPETKAMLGPTTKALTAPPTVPNAGVGGAWGNLGVWPLIPLHAVLLQDGRVLTYGSNSNSASSTSSMDWAAATNKSSISQQTGYFVYDIWDPAAGLGKSAHMVLPNGTGVDSFCSAQLLLPGDGKVFIAGGDQWTGVGGTYFGGTTNLGINNSLVLSYANQTPSLNSGSPMSRPRWYATTTTLPSGDILVHGGRPNTAYDANVKTDGTSGPTSGVLYAPEVRRADGSFVVLGSAGSSTNAVVQRLDYSNYPKNFVAPSGEVVGIAEGGSTFKISTQGTGSITLGLAPLSASPAPVSGNEATAVAYQYGRALLFGGASADTYMLKMPNSTSEAPKVESTGAALNAGRWFVNGTVLADGRVLATGGTSNWDPGYANEGVASSRRDQAIAAAINGTQNTPLIYDPQVNQWIAGNAPVGEPGRYYHSVALLLPDATVLVGGGGAHRYAPYENNNARIYYPPYLYDKVTGAAAARPTITSSPTATVQLGSVMSVVATSPNNLSISKFTLVKTGSVTHGLNMDQRFIELKNLGYVAGSWNLQIPNSGATLTPGFYMLFAIDAAGVPSQAKIIKIGAAATVAQEFSPSLSVEYSPARVAKGQSYEVRWTSNYATDITYTCSGGVSFTGSLPPGVNYKRSGSSNTPGQRNCIFTATGPGGSTLVNRTFEVY
- a CDS encoding GyrI-like domain-containing protein, with translation MEPRLLNQAAFEVVGLEILTTPASSDMPMLWTRFVPRMPEIAATGDDPFSYGVMGRLAGKEARFEYLACLKARPGSVVPAGMVRKTIPAGTYAVFETPFSRIAQAFEQIFRVWLPQATGQRVPASLFYERYAEDFNPHDPEARLTIHIPFEPSAAQA